The following nucleotide sequence is from Streptomyces sp. HUAS CB01.
GAAACCCGCGTTGTCGACGGGGCGCTTCGCGGGGACCGCCAGGTCGTCGAGTCTGCGCAGGAAGTCGAACTGCCGGCTGCCCGGGTCGCCGAAGCCGATGAACTGCCAGAACATCGGCAGCTTCGCCGCCTTGCACAGATACCGTTCCGCGGCGAGCTTGTTGATCGGTCCGCCGTCGGTCTGGAAGACGACGAGCGCGGGCGCCGTGGAACCGCTGTCCAGATAGTGGTCGATGACCGCGTCCATCGCGACGTGGTAGCTGGTCCTGCCCATGTGGCCGAGCCCGGCGACGATGCGGTCTATCCGGCCCTCGTGGTCGGCGAGTTCGATGTCGGCCTCGGCGTCGATGTCCGTGGAGAAGAA
It contains:
- a CDS encoding vWA domain-containing protein → MAAISLRKIEETAPALVSLYKTAGVSLAKHGLSDRRAAVYLVVDYSGSMKPYYRDGSVQALADRVLGLSAHLDDDGRVPVVFFSTDIDAEADIELADHEGRIDRIVAGLGHMGRTSYHVAMDAVIDHYLDSGSTAPALVVFQTDGGPINKLAAERYLCKAAKLPMFWQFIGFGDPGSRQFDFLRRLDDLAVPAKRPVDNAGFFHAGQDPRRLRDEELYDRLVSEFPVWLANARASGIVRA